A region of Terriglobia bacterium DNA encodes the following proteins:
- a CDS encoding VOC family protein, with amino-acid sequence MKRQLGLMAALLFATLLSSTVFPQSKAENPDIVRLRYATIVVPNYDEALRWYTDVLGLEKVEEGSFGPGPSGSLATTGKLRWIVVAPHGQKEFGIVLELAQPVSPDDKIRDYKNRVGKETRWVFEVKDCHRFYELLSKRGVKFPAVPVDQPWGVTEAQFEDLYGNTFVVESPRPKPSGAKP; translated from the coding sequence ATGAAACGTCAACTAGGCCTGATGGCGGCACTGTTGTTCGCCACACTGCTATCGTCGACCGTCTTCCCGCAGTCAAAGGCGGAGAACCCAGATATTGTGCGACTGCGCTATGCCACGATCGTGGTCCCCAATTACGATGAGGCCCTGCGCTGGTACACGGACGTTCTCGGCCTTGAAAAAGTGGAAGAGGGATCTTTCGGACCAGGACCCAGTGGATCCCTGGCAACCACCGGCAAACTCCGCTGGATTGTCGTTGCGCCGCACGGTCAGAAGGAGTTCGGCATCGTGCTGGAGCTGGCGCAGCCGGTCTCTCCCGATGACAAGATTCGCGATTACAAAAACCGCGTCGGTAAAGAGACGAGGTGGGTCTTCGAAGTCAAGGACTGCCACAGGTTCTATGAATTGCTCTCGAAGCGCGGCGTAAAGTTCCCCGCGGTGCCGGTCGATCAACCCTGGGGTGTCACGGAGGCGCAGTTTGAGGATCTTTACGGCAACACCTTTGTCGTCGAGAGCCCCAGGCCGAAACCAAGTGGAGCCAAACCCTGA
- a CDS encoding VOC family protein — protein sequence MIRGIRIASIPVRNQDASLKFYTEVLGFKVVTDQPYTDKQRWIELLIPGAETRLALFTPPGHENRIGGFQPMTFWCDDVSATAKILKSKGVEFAQEPKTEVWGTMGIFKDPDGNQFVLSSR from the coding sequence ATGATTCGCGGCATCAGGATCGCCAGCATTCCCGTCCGCAACCAGGATGCTTCACTGAAGTTCTACACCGAAGTGCTCGGATTCAAGGTCGTCACCGACCAGCCGTATACGGACAAGCAACGTTGGATCGAACTCCTCATTCCAGGCGCGGAAACCCGGCTGGCGCTCTTCACGCCACCAGGTCATGAGAATCGCATTGGTGGTTTTCAGCCCATGACGTTTTGGTGCGACGATGTCTCAGCCACCGCCAAGATCTTAAAATCCAAAGGCGTGGAATTCGCGCAGGAGCCGAAGACCGAAGTCTGGGGAACCATGGGAATCTTCAAGGACCCTGACGGCAATCAGTTCGTACTTTCCAGCCGGTAA
- a CDS encoding helix-turn-helix domain-containing protein, giving the protein MLSIDDYVVEVLLRDLVGHDRRPVCFLVYLWLAAEQQRRNGVVRVGYRELAECIGVSKSSVQAAVSWLIRRKLLAARKDNATAIPCYTVLSPWREAGRPARGRGHK; this is encoded by the coding sequence ATGCTTTCCATTGACGATTACGTTGTTGAGGTGCTTTTGCGCGACTTGGTCGGCCATGACAGACGACCGGTCTGCTTCCTGGTATACCTATGGCTGGCAGCCGAACAGCAGAGGAGAAATGGTGTGGTGCGGGTCGGCTATCGGGAACTCGCGGAATGCATTGGCGTTTCGAAGAGTTCCGTCCAAGCCGCCGTGAGTTGGTTGATCCGGAGGAAACTGCTCGCCGCCCGCAAGGACAACGCGACAGCGATACCGTGCTACACGGTGCTGAGTCCCTGGAGAGAGGCCGGGCGCCCCGCTCGCGGTCGTGGCCACAAATGA
- a CDS encoding amidohydrolase family protein — protein sequence MVQAIRIATLNGAIFLGRQDQIGSIAAGKNADLVVMKGDPASRITDIENVEIVFKDGVGYDTKKLLDSVKGLYGEY from the coding sequence ATAGTCCAAGCGATTCGGATTGCGACTTTGAATGGTGCGATTTTTCTCGGTCGCCAGGATCAGATCGGCTCGATTGCGGCGGGGAAGAACGCCGACCTCGTGGTGATGAAAGGTGATCCAGCCTCTCGCATCACGGATATCGAAAACGTCGAAATCGTCTTCAAGGATGGCGTCGGGTACGACACCAAGAAGCTGCTCGATTCGGTGAAGGGCCTTTATGGGGAATATTAA